A part of Ziziphus jujuba cultivar Dongzao chromosome 8, ASM3175591v1 genomic DNA contains:
- the LOC132804977 gene encoding S-protein homolog 1-like, with amino-acid sequence MLGCKTSRVLNAKTTSCVLNERREAEIASSRIEKKNKIRYDVLILFLAIVISFRHVRCEQNGFLARYDIQVVNGLSGDQDLFIHCKSKDDDLGEHNLAVGDQFRCAFKNYIWIAKDDGVYLKNIPKNSYELVYNWE; translated from the exons ATGCTAGGCTGTAAAACATCTCGTGTACTTAACGCTAAGACCACATCTTGTGTACTTAATG AAAGAAGAGAAGCAGAGATAGCTAGCAGtcgaattgaaaaaaaaaacaagatacGTTATGATgtgttaatattattcttggcTATAGTTATAAGCTTTAGACATGTACGTTGTGAGCAAAATGGATTCTTGGCGAGATATGATATACAGGTAGTTAATGGATTGAGTGGAGATCAGGATTTGTTTATCCATTGCAAGTccaaagatgatgatctaggtgAGCATAATCTTGCAGTTGGAGACCAATTTAG ATGCGCctttaaaaattacatttggATTGCAAAAGATGATGGTGTTTACCTTAAAAACATTCCTAAAAATAGTTATGAGTTAGTTTATAATTGGGAATAG
- the LOC132804976 gene encoding uncharacterized protein LOC132804976 yields the protein MAITRTLKMSPYEALYERQCRTPLCWNETGERKLLDPEIVQATVDKLSPWKGVVRFGQRGKLSPRYIGPYEIVERIGPVAYRVDLSEELSRVHDVFHISMLRKYISNPSHVLETPKIELGDDLSYEEQPVQILGREEKRLRNKTIALVKVLWRNQIVEEVTW from the exons ATGGCTATCACTCGAACATTGAagatgtcaccttatgaggcGTTGTATGAGAGACAATGTCGaactccattatgttggaatgagacAGGTGAAAGGAAACTTCTGGACCCTGAGATTGTTCAGGCGACAGTGGATAAG CTCTCTCCTTGGAAAggtgtagtacgttttggacaaCGAGGGAAGTTAAGTCCTCGCTACATTGGACCGTATGAGATAGTAGAGAGGATAGGTCCAGTGGCTTACAGGGTTGACTTGTCGGAGGAGCTTTCTCGAGTCCATGATGTTTTTCACATCTCCATGCTCCGCAAGTATATCTCAAACCCATCACATGTGTTGGAGACACCAAAGATTGAATTGGGGGATGACTTGTCTTATGAGGAGCAGCCAGTGCAGATTTTAGGAAGGGAAGAGAAAAGGCTTCGCAACAAGACTATAGCTTTGGTGAAGGTTCTTTGGAGAAACCAAATTGTCGAGGAGGTGACTTGGTAG